From a region of the Micropterus dolomieu isolate WLL.071019.BEF.003 ecotype Adirondacks linkage group LG21, ASM2129224v1, whole genome shotgun sequence genome:
- the arrdc1a gene encoding arrestin domain-containing protein 1a isoform X1, which translates to MGKLQEFVITFDKNKVMYSPGDPITGTVTIKLVQPLQCKAIKVNCNGFCGITSKVNDTAWTVEEQYFNSTISVADKGTLKQGEHTFPFKFLIPDSAPTSFEGNYGRIIYRVRAFIDTPRFAKDYNTEKAFYLLSLLNLNEVPDIWGTCSSAVTQQFTYMLVKTGTVVLKAQTDMKGYTPGQIIQVTANIHNESGKTTGNMAASLMQRVTYETKRPTHDVRTIVDVEGGVVKAGKEVEWKEQIIVPPLPQSSLAGCDLIKIEYYIKVNLKSPDVMLTLPIHIGNVSLDKKLQPLKKATPPPAEHTPASAPDTSTTDTSALNPTLPPHPNPKPAPRPTPRSRLSINNSPSAPPAEDHQGAEGGTPMNDGFTNKRQSQLVSPNAFSYAPGLFFSQNQQHHGPGSVPSGPMFSESTVATAPYPLEGASSMPIPLILPPDYGTSAYPQEAPPSYNESCNT; encoded by the exons CCATCAAAGTGAACTGCAATGGTTTCTGTGGTATTACCAGTAAGGTAAATGACACGGCATGGACGGTGGAGGAACAGTACTTCAACAGCACCATCTCTGTTGCAGATAAAG GAACCCTCAAGCAGGGAGAACACACTTTTCCATTCAAGTTTCTCATACCAG ACTCTGCTCCAACATCTTTTGAAGGCAACTATGGTAGGATCATTTACAGAGTGAGGGCTTTTATTGACACACCACGATTTGCCAAGGACTACAATACAGAGAAAGCTTTCTACCTGCTAAGCCTTCTAAACCTGAATGAAGTGCCAGACATATGG GGAACCTGTTCATCTGCAGTGACCCAGCAGTTCACCTACATGCTGGTGAAAACTGGTACAGTGGTCCTGAAGGCCCAGACTGACATGAAAGGTTACACACCAGGCCAGATCATCCAGGTGACAGCTAACATCCACAATGAGTCTGGGAAGACTACAGGCAACATGGCAGCCAGCCTGATGCag AGAGTGACCTATGAGACGAAGAGGCCCACCCATGATGTGAGGACGATAGTAGATGTGGAGGGTGGTGTGGTGAAGGCTGGCAAGGAGGTGGAGTGGAAGGAGCAGATCATTGTTCCTCCTCTTCCACAGTCCTCCCTCGCTGGCTGTGATCTCATAAAGATTGAATATTACATCAAA GTCAATCTAAAGTCTCCAGATGTCATGTTGACATTACCCATCCACATCGGGAACGTCTCACTAGACAAAAAACTGCAACCTTTGAAAAAAGCCACTCCTCCTCCCGCTGAACATACACCAGCCTCTGCACCTGACACCTCCACAACTGACACCTCTGCCCTTAACCCCACACTGCCCCCTCACCCCAACCCCAAACCCGCTCCCCGTCCCACTCCTCGCTCCAGGTTGTCCATCAATAATTCCCCCAGTGCTCCTCCAGCTGAGGACCACCAGGGAGCAGAGGGTGGGACTCCAATGAACGATGGCTTCACAAATAAACGTCAGTCTCAGCTGGTGTCACCCAATGCTTTCAGCTATGCCCCCGGCTTATTTTTCTCCCAGAACCAGCAGCACCATGGTCCAGGGTCTGTACCCAGTGGGCCTATGTTCAGTGAGTCCACAGTGGCCACAGCACCTTACCCCCTTGAGGGTGCTAGCTCAATGCCAATACCACTCATCCTGCCTCCAGACTACGGCACCTCGGCATATCCACAAG AAGCTCCTCCATCTTATAATGAGAGCTGCAACACATGA
- the arrdc1a gene encoding arrestin domain-containing protein 1a isoform X2: MGKLQEFVITFDKNKVMYSPGDPITGTVTIKLVQPLQCKAIKVNCNGFCGITSKVNDTAWTVEEQYFNSTISVADKGTLKQGEHTFPFKFLIPDSAPTSFEGNYGRIIYRVRAFIDTPRFAKDYNTEKAFYLLSLLNLNEVPDIWGTCSSAVTQQFTYMLVKTGTVVLKAQTDMKGYTPGQIIQVTANIHNESGKTTGNMAASLMQRVTYETKRPTHDVRTIVDVEGGVVKAGKEVEWKEQIIVPPLPQSSLAGCDLIKIEYYIKVNLKSPDVMLTLPIHIGNVSLDKKLQPLKKATPPPAEHTPASAPDTSTTDTSALNPTLPPHPNPKPAPRPTPRSRLSINNSPSAPPAEDHQGAEGGTPMNDGFTNKRQSQLVSPNAFSYAPGLFFSQNQQHHGPGSVPSGPMFSESTVATAPYPLEGASSMPIPLILPPDYGTSAYPQGSWHG; encoded by the exons CCATCAAAGTGAACTGCAATGGTTTCTGTGGTATTACCAGTAAGGTAAATGACACGGCATGGACGGTGGAGGAACAGTACTTCAACAGCACCATCTCTGTTGCAGATAAAG GAACCCTCAAGCAGGGAGAACACACTTTTCCATTCAAGTTTCTCATACCAG ACTCTGCTCCAACATCTTTTGAAGGCAACTATGGTAGGATCATTTACAGAGTGAGGGCTTTTATTGACACACCACGATTTGCCAAGGACTACAATACAGAGAAAGCTTTCTACCTGCTAAGCCTTCTAAACCTGAATGAAGTGCCAGACATATGG GGAACCTGTTCATCTGCAGTGACCCAGCAGTTCACCTACATGCTGGTGAAAACTGGTACAGTGGTCCTGAAGGCCCAGACTGACATGAAAGGTTACACACCAGGCCAGATCATCCAGGTGACAGCTAACATCCACAATGAGTCTGGGAAGACTACAGGCAACATGGCAGCCAGCCTGATGCag AGAGTGACCTATGAGACGAAGAGGCCCACCCATGATGTGAGGACGATAGTAGATGTGGAGGGTGGTGTGGTGAAGGCTGGCAAGGAGGTGGAGTGGAAGGAGCAGATCATTGTTCCTCCTCTTCCACAGTCCTCCCTCGCTGGCTGTGATCTCATAAAGATTGAATATTACATCAAA GTCAATCTAAAGTCTCCAGATGTCATGTTGACATTACCCATCCACATCGGGAACGTCTCACTAGACAAAAAACTGCAACCTTTGAAAAAAGCCACTCCTCCTCCCGCTGAACATACACCAGCCTCTGCACCTGACACCTCCACAACTGACACCTCTGCCCTTAACCCCACACTGCCCCCTCACCCCAACCCCAAACCCGCTCCCCGTCCCACTCCTCGCTCCAGGTTGTCCATCAATAATTCCCCCAGTGCTCCTCCAGCTGAGGACCACCAGGGAGCAGAGGGTGGGACTCCAATGAACGATGGCTTCACAAATAAACGTCAGTCTCAGCTGGTGTCACCCAATGCTTTCAGCTATGCCCCCGGCTTATTTTTCTCCCAGAACCAGCAGCACCATGGTCCAGGGTCTGTACCCAGTGGGCCTATGTTCAGTGAGTCCACAGTGGCCACAGCACCTTACCCCCTTGAGGGTGCTAGCTCAATGCCAATACCACTCATCCTGCCTCCAGACTACGGCACCTCGGCATATCCACAAG GATCCTGGCATGGATAA